Proteins co-encoded in one Methylomonas albis genomic window:
- a CDS encoding TonB-dependent receptor, which produces MKFTFTNSLYAIPVAFMISPAFAAEQTAPDELADVEVIETTPLDGVGKTKDQIPAPVQTATDKDISKTNAINISDFMNRSLGSVYVNDTQGNGFQPDINYRGFTASPLAGTPQGLSVYMDGVRLNQPFGDVMSWDLIPRSAIKSMTMMPGSNPLFGRNTLGGALSLETKDGKSNPGTSVQGLGGSYGRNAYEFEHGGYDKQHGLNWFVTGNYYQDQGWRQQSPSNVRQIFGKAGWEGEKTDLKLTTAYNDNSLIGNGLQTVDGLKQDYTSVYTTPDITENRSLFLNLEGKYQLNSKVLFAGNTYYRNIKTGSLNGDINNDAGTAAYLPLGSTGSTGRNRSYLTSQGYTLLNTAENSSNTAFPYLRCIAQAAATPGGGGDEPSEKCNGIINQSTTQQQNWGTQGQGIISDKLFGMDNQFLFGGAYDQSVIGYNQYSQYGYLNPNGSVTAVSGAAATATNNGLYFNDASDGGSQVDNRVSLSGDTVTWSFFTEDTFSPTKNLHITASGRYNYTSVSNKDSLASQHFLNHELGADNYDSGAAIDPSASLTGKHVFDRFNPAVGLTYNPYEAIGFYAGYNEGTRAPTTIELGCANPNQPCRMPNAMAGDPALKQVITQNWETGFRGLLPGKVNWSLGYFNILNTNDIQFIAAPDTIANGYGYFKNFGKTQRQGIEASLDRKVEDWSIGANYTYLDATYQSTEVLNSQYNLAGSDPGQDGSTITVRPGDHIPLVPKHTFKTYVDYQVTKEWGTNLNIIGFSQSFVRGNENNNQQANGTLPGYVVVNYGVRYTPDMVKGLQVFGQVNNLLDEHYYTAGQFGAAGIANGSYQGNPAGTTFYGPGAPRTWWLGMRYSF; this is translated from the coding sequence ATGAAATTTACCTTTACCAATTCGCTTTACGCCATTCCCGTGGCTTTTATGATAAGCCCGGCTTTTGCTGCGGAGCAGACAGCTCCGGATGAACTCGCCGATGTCGAGGTGATTGAAACCACACCACTGGATGGTGTGGGTAAAACCAAAGACCAGATTCCCGCGCCCGTACAAACGGCAACTGATAAGGATATTAGTAAAACCAATGCGATCAATATCAGCGACTTTATGAATCGGTCTTTGGGTAGCGTTTATGTCAACGACACCCAGGGCAATGGTTTTCAGCCGGATATCAACTATCGGGGCTTCACCGCATCGCCATTGGCAGGCACGCCGCAAGGTTTGTCGGTTTATATGGATGGCGTGCGCCTCAATCAGCCATTTGGTGACGTGATGAGTTGGGATTTGATTCCCCGGTCAGCGATTAAATCAATGACCATGATGCCCGGTTCCAATCCACTGTTTGGCCGAAACACCTTGGGTGGCGCGTTATCGCTGGAAACCAAGGATGGTAAAAGTAATCCGGGTACATCAGTTCAAGGATTGGGTGGCTCATATGGCCGTAATGCCTATGAGTTTGAACACGGCGGATACGATAAGCAGCACGGCCTAAACTGGTTCGTTACCGGTAACTATTATCAGGATCAAGGCTGGCGCCAGCAATCACCTTCCAATGTACGGCAGATATTTGGCAAAGCCGGTTGGGAAGGCGAAAAAACCGACCTTAAACTGACCACGGCATATAACGACAATAGCTTGATCGGTAACGGTTTACAAACGGTTGATGGCTTGAAGCAGGACTATACCAGTGTCTATACCACGCCGGATATTACGGAAAACCGTTCGCTGTTTTTGAATTTGGAAGGCAAATATCAGCTCAATAGTAAAGTTTTGTTCGCTGGGAATACTTATTATCGGAATATCAAAACCGGTAGCCTGAATGGAGATATTAACAATGATGCAGGTACCGCCGCATATTTGCCGCTAGGCTCGACCGGTTCTACTGGCCGAAATAGAAGTTATTTAACCTCGCAAGGATATACACTTCTAAATACTGCTGAAAACTCCTCAAATACAGCTTTCCCGTACCTAAGGTGTATTGCCCAAGCCGCAGCTACGCCGGGCGGCGGTGGTGATGAGCCGTCGGAAAAGTGTAACGGCATTATTAATCAAAGCACTACCCAGCAACAAAACTGGGGTACGCAAGGTCAGGGGATCATTAGTGATAAATTGTTTGGCATGGACAACCAGTTTTTGTTTGGTGGTGCATATGACCAAAGCGTTATTGGTTACAACCAATATAGTCAGTACGGGTATTTAAACCCAAATGGTAGTGTAACTGCGGTTAGTGGTGCTGCGGCAACGGCAACTAATAACGGCCTATATTTCAACGATGCCAGTGATGGTGGTTCCCAAGTCGATAACCGCGTGTCCTTGAGTGGCGATACGGTGACCTGGAGTTTCTTTACTGAAGATACGTTCTCCCCGACTAAAAACCTACATATTACTGCCTCAGGCCGATACAACTATACCTCCGTCAGTAACAAGGATAGTTTGGCAAGTCAGCATTTTCTAAACCATGAGTTGGGTGCTGATAACTATGATTCGGGTGCCGCCATTGATCCAAGCGCTTCATTGACCGGCAAGCATGTGTTCGATCGCTTTAATCCGGCGGTGGGATTGACCTATAACCCTTACGAGGCCATCGGTTTTTACGCAGGTTATAACGAAGGTACGCGTGCGCCGACGACCATCGAGTTAGGTTGCGCCAACCCTAATCAACCTTGCCGAATGCCGAATGCCATGGCGGGTGATCCGGCGTTAAAACAAGTCATCACCCAAAACTGGGAAACCGGTTTCAGGGGGTTATTGCCCGGTAAAGTAAACTGGAGTTTGGGCTACTTTAATATCCTTAACACCAATGATATTCAATTTATTGCAGCACCCGATACCATTGCCAACGGCTACGGCTATTTTAAAAACTTCGGTAAAACTCAGCGACAGGGGATAGAGGCCAGTCTGGATCGTAAGGTTGAAGACTGGAGTATCGGTGCCAACTATACCTACCTGGATGCGACTTATCAGTCTACTGAAGTGCTGAATAGCCAATACAATCTGGCAGGAAGTGACCCTGGGCAGGATGGCAGCACCATTACAGTAAGGCCGGGCGATCATATACCGTTGGTTCCCAAGCATACCTTTAAAACCTATGTCGATTATCAAGTCACCAAGGAATGGGGAACCAATTTAAATATTATCGGCTTCTCCCAGTCCTTTGTCAGAGGCAACGAAAATAATAACCAGCAGGCGAATGGAACCCTTCCTGGGTATGTTGTCGTCAATTACGGCGTGCGTTATACGCCGGATATGGTTAAAGGCTTACAGGTATTTGGCCAGGTTAATAATCTTCTCGACGAACATTATTATACGGCCGGGCAGTTTGGCGCGGCAGGTATAGCAAATGGCAGTTATCAAGGTAATCCAGCCGGAACAACGTTTTATGGTCCTGGCGCGCCGAGAACTTGGTGGTTGGGCATGCGTTACTCGTTCTAA
- a CDS encoding DbpA RNA binding domain-containing protein: MNAFSVESRKEDKFKRRLQRIVIEEDLAMQRDLIQRTAAELDIDLLSCAAALVYLSQPNLYPALKQQPKLLVPLPQSRGSHPGFKMVRYRLAVGSQHQISREDIQAVLIEESGVDKKRIGRIDIRDTHTLVELPDGMPADIFQLLTEVAIGPHRLNIKRVKPNKFRQTTRTIQEEESE, translated from the coding sequence ATGAACGCTTTCTCTGTCGAAAGTCGTAAGGAAGACAAGTTTAAAAGACGTTTGCAGCGCATCGTCATAGAAGAAGATTTGGCGATGCAACGCGATTTGATTCAACGTACCGCCGCCGAATTGGATATTGATCTACTCAGTTGCGCTGCGGCCTTGGTTTATTTGAGTCAGCCAAACTTGTATCCCGCACTGAAACAACAGCCCAAGTTGTTGGTGCCCCTGCCGCAGAGTCGTGGTTCGCATCCTGGCTTCAAAATGGTGCGTTATCGTTTGGCTGTTGGTAGTCAGCATCAGATTAGCCGCGAAGATATTCAAGCGGTGTTGATCGAAGAGTCCGGCGTTGACAAAAAACGCATCGGGCGGATCGACATTCGCGATACGCATACGTTGGTAGAGTTGCCGGATGGGATGCCGGCCGATATTTTTCAATTGTTGACGGAAGTGGCTATAGGTCCGCATCGGCTCAATATCAAACGCGTCAAGCCGAATAAATTCAGGCAGACGACCCGCACGATTCAAGAGGAAGAGAGCGAATAG
- a CDS encoding peptidylprolyl isomerase yields the protein MIKKWLVIFCLLLGVYIAPGQAQVLDRIVAVVEEDVVLERELNNEVAVITNKLSSNNVTMPPEFVLRKQVLERMVVDKLQRQLAAKSGVQVSDEMLSASVADIASRNGLSVESFRQELSKQGMEYKAFEDNLRNEIIINQLRGREIGSRVKVTDAEVLHYMETQSKAGLSNSQYHLGHILIAVSEAASATAIQKAKDKADQVIADLRGGKDFKQVAVSVSDDDNALKGGDLGWRSIGQIPSLFSELVTTMSQGDVSEVIRSPSGFHIIKMLETEGAGQHIVTKTKVRHILIKTNELVDDAEAKKRLLALRDRISDGDDFANLARAHSDDKGSAINGGSLDWVSPGALVPPFEEAMNKLAINEISQPVQTQFGWHMIQVLGRENQDNSEQFKKDKIREEIRKRKIEEETELWLRRLRDEAFVEIDLDRL from the coding sequence ATGATAAAAAAATGGTTAGTGATTTTCTGTTTGCTACTGGGTGTATACATCGCTCCTGGTCAGGCCCAAGTATTGGACCGGATAGTGGCGGTGGTCGAAGAGGATGTGGTGCTGGAACGCGAACTCAATAACGAAGTTGCCGTGATCACCAACAAATTGAGCAGTAACAACGTGACGATGCCGCCCGAATTCGTATTGCGGAAACAGGTGTTGGAGCGGATGGTGGTCGATAAGCTACAAAGGCAATTGGCTGCTAAGTCGGGTGTGCAAGTCAGTGATGAAATGCTCAGCGCCTCGGTGGCCGATATTGCCAGTCGCAATGGCTTGTCGGTGGAGAGCTTTCGTCAGGAACTGTCCAAGCAAGGCATGGAATACAAAGCGTTCGAGGATAATCTGCGCAACGAAATCATCATTAACCAGTTGCGTGGTCGCGAGATCGGTTCGCGGGTGAAGGTCACCGATGCCGAAGTGCTGCATTATATGGAAACCCAAAGCAAAGCCGGCCTGAGCAACTCCCAATATCATTTAGGGCATATTCTGATCGCGGTGTCGGAAGCGGCTTCGGCTACGGCGATTCAAAAGGCCAAGGACAAAGCCGACCAAGTCATCGCCGATTTACGCGGAGGAAAAGATTTTAAACAAGTCGCGGTCAGTGTCTCCGACGACGATAATGCCTTGAAGGGTGGCGACTTGGGTTGGCGCAGTATCGGGCAGATTCCGTCCCTGTTCTCGGAACTGGTCACGACGATGAGTCAAGGTGATGTGTCCGAAGTGATCCGTAGTCCTAGCGGTTTTCACATCATTAAAATGCTGGAAACCGAGGGCGCCGGGCAGCATATTGTTACTAAAACCAAGGTCAGACATATTCTGATAAAGACTAATGAGTTAGTGGACGATGCAGAAGCGAAAAAACGCTTGCTGGCGCTTAGAGACAGGATCAGCGACGGTGACGATTTTGCCAACTTGGCGCGCGCGCATTCCGACGACAAAGGTTCCGCGATTAACGGGGGCTCGCTGGATTGGGTAAGTCCGGGGGCGTTGGTGCCGCCATTTGAAGAGGCGATGAACAAACTGGCGATTAACGAGATTAGTCAGCCGGTGCAAACCCAGTTCGGTTGGCATATGATCCAAGTGTTGGGCCGTGAAAACCAGGACAATAGCGAACAATTCAAAAAAGACAAGATTCGCGAGGAAATCCGCAAGCGTAAAATCGAGGAAGAAACCGAATTATGGTTGCGACGTTTACGCGATGAGGCGTTCGTGGAAATCGATCTGGATCGACTGTAA
- the lptD gene encoding LPS assembly protein LptD, producing MNYRFYTISSALLFFTGVASAANNAAWNCEQTKNGEWTCLNQTPAGTEPAQPQVIKPSPAVESAPKQPETIAQPPAIVPVIPAPVQQAVKPVQELEKINAVEKVAEKAVAEPQKLRIKVTENQKPVLEKVEPKTETASVSSGKVPGWTCKTEDNKNGWNCNLMGADPKGEAHVVADGGSSEAAGSSWLTPTFDRKQERDFQTLRAEFDRDPWQSCEVWGGKKRKIKTTSSEVRDAAVTDINADFSEVFDGEVLNFAGNVDMVRADQHLIADKASYDTVAETLDAQGSVLYSEDQMAFSSETASLSLGKDEARLRKAQFIVAEAPFRGNAEVVYRESKGLSRYNDAAFTSCAPGNQDWIVHASRMKINRDSGQGSAKNAWLEFKGVPVLYTPYISFPTDNRRLSGLLAPTWGSTQRNGFDVSVPFYWNIAPNFDDIVTPRYMSKRGEQLRNKFRYLTDMSRGTFAAEYMPNDQLVNKARYSASWKDQTSLLPGLSSLLDLNYVSDKTYFNDLNNALGFQNTSYLPSTALISYGGAVAGTGVGLSVGAYHYQSVDKTITDAAMPYDMLPRVNFNLAHAFEGLPVTLAMNNEFTHFYHSELVNGQRFNIAPSLSVPLESSAGYIIPRITGQYTQYQLSNQTLASQPSTISRTLPIFSVSSGMNFERDLNFGGSQYLHTLEPQAFYLYIPRKDQSNIPVFDTALYDTNFYSLFRENRFAGGDRVQDANQVTLATVSRFIDSNTGLEPLKVSLGQIMYFQDRTVTMPGQSIETSNTSNFVGELSGQFSKHWSYMTGTQWDPEANGFARGQVALKYNMQPNQIFNLGYRYRRNPLDSLQTISQTDVSFRLPLFGEWYGFGRWQYSLNFDKTTESFIGLEKENCCWRFRILGRRFINGANTTAYIDPTTKPETAFFVQLELKGLSSFGDNVDTFLQTNLKGYRKASYFE from the coding sequence ATGAATTATCGGTTTTATACAATTTCTTCAGCATTATTGTTTTTTACGGGCGTTGCCTCTGCTGCCAATAATGCGGCGTGGAATTGTGAGCAAACCAAAAACGGTGAGTGGACCTGTCTAAATCAAACGCCAGCAGGTACTGAGCCGGCCCAGCCGCAAGTCATAAAACCCAGTCCCGCCGTAGAATCGGCACCCAAACAACCGGAAACCATCGCTCAGCCGCCGGCTATCGTGCCTGTTATCCCGGCGCCAGTACAGCAAGCGGTGAAACCGGTGCAAGAACTCGAAAAGATCAACGCGGTAGAAAAGGTAGCCGAGAAAGCCGTGGCTGAACCGCAAAAGCTGCGGATTAAAGTCACTGAAAATCAAAAACCGGTACTGGAAAAAGTTGAGCCCAAGACTGAAACTGCCAGTGTCTCCTCGGGTAAAGTCCCGGGTTGGACATGTAAAACCGAGGACAACAAGAACGGTTGGAATTGTAATCTAATGGGTGCCGATCCTAAGGGTGAAGCGCATGTGGTGGCTGATGGCGGTAGCAGTGAGGCGGCCGGTTCATCCTGGTTGACACCTACCTTTGATCGTAAGCAAGAACGGGACTTTCAAACCCTACGCGCCGAATTCGACAGAGATCCTTGGCAAAGCTGTGAAGTATGGGGCGGCAAAAAGCGCAAGATCAAGACCACCTCCTCTGAAGTTCGCGACGCGGCTGTCACCGATATAAACGCTGACTTTTCGGAAGTGTTCGATGGCGAAGTGCTTAATTTTGCCGGTAACGTCGATATGGTGCGCGCCGATCAGCATTTGATCGCAGACAAGGCCAGTTACGATACAGTCGCCGAGACGCTGGATGCGCAAGGTAGCGTGCTATACAGCGAAGATCAAATGGCGTTTTCCAGTGAGACTGCATCCTTGAGTCTAGGTAAAGACGAAGCGCGCTTGCGGAAGGCCCAATTTATAGTCGCGGAGGCGCCGTTTCGCGGTAACGCCGAAGTGGTCTATCGCGAGAGCAAAGGTTTGTCGCGTTATAACGATGCCGCTTTTACCAGTTGTGCGCCGGGCAATCAGGACTGGATCGTGCATGCTTCGCGGATGAAAATTAATCGGGATAGCGGACAAGGCTCGGCAAAAAATGCTTGGCTGGAGTTTAAAGGCGTGCCTGTGCTCTACACACCGTATATTTCCTTCCCTACCGACAATCGCCGCTTGTCGGGCCTATTGGCCCCCACCTGGGGTAGTACGCAGCGGAACGGTTTTGACGTGTCTGTTCCGTTTTATTGGAACATCGCCCCCAACTTCGACGATATAGTTACCCCGCGTTACATGAGTAAGCGTGGCGAGCAATTGCGCAATAAATTCCGCTATTTGACCGATATGTCCAGAGGCACGTTTGCTGCGGAATATATGCCCAACGATCAATTGGTCAACAAGGCCCGTTACTCGGCAAGCTGGAAAGACCAAACCAGCTTGTTGCCGGGTTTAAGTTCCTTGTTGGATTTGAACTATGTGTCCGATAAAACCTATTTCAACGACTTAAATAATGCTTTGGGTTTCCAAAATACCAGCTATTTGCCCAGTACCGCATTGATAAGTTACGGTGGGGCCGTGGCCGGAACAGGCGTAGGTTTATCCGTTGGCGCCTACCATTATCAATCGGTGGATAAAACCATCACGGATGCGGCAATGCCATACGATATGCTGCCTCGCGTCAATTTCAACCTGGCTCATGCGTTTGAAGGCTTGCCGGTTACATTGGCAATGAATAACGAGTTTACCCACTTCTACCACTCCGAGTTGGTAAACGGTCAGCGCTTTAATATCGCCCCATCGCTTAGCGTGCCGCTGGAAAGTAGCGCCGGTTACATCATTCCGAGAATCACGGGCCAATATACGCAGTATCAATTAAGCAACCAAACTTTGGCCAGCCAACCCAGCACTATCAGCCGTACTTTGCCGATCTTCTCGGTTAGTAGCGGTATGAATTTCGAAAGAGACCTTAACTTCGGTGGTTCCCAGTATCTGCATACTTTGGAGCCGCAGGCTTTTTACTTGTATATACCGCGCAAAGATCAAAGTAATATTCCGGTCTTCGATACCGCTCTGTACGATACTAATTTTTACAGCTTGTTCCGGGAAAATCGCTTTGCCGGCGGGGATAGGGTCCAGGATGCCAATCAGGTCACGCTGGCGACTGTTTCCCGGTTTATCGATTCCAATACTGGTTTGGAACCTTTAAAAGTCAGTCTGGGACAGATTATGTATTTCCAGGACAGAACGGTGACGATGCCTGGGCAGTCCATCGAGACCAGTAATACGTCTAATTTTGTCGGCGAACTTAGCGGCCAATTCAGCAAGCACTGGTCTTATATGACGGGAACTCAGTGGGACCCGGAAGCTAACGGCTTTGCCCGCGGTCAAGTGGCATTAAAATATAATATGCAACCGAACCAGATTTTTAACCTCGGCTATCGTTACCGCCGAAACCCACTGGATAGTTTGCAAACCATTTCTCAAACCGATGTGTCGTTCCGTTTACCCTTGTTCGGCGAATGGTATGGCTTCGGACGCTGGCAGTACTCTTTGAATTTCGACAAAACCACGGAAAGTTTCATAGGCCTGGAAAAGGAAAACTGTTGTTGGCGCTTCCGTATTCTGGGTAGGCGCTTTATCAACGGTGCCAATACCACGGCCTATATCGATCCAACCACCAAGCCGGAAACCGCGTTTTTCGTACAGTTGGAACTGAAAGGTCTGTCCAGCTTCGGCGATAATGTCGATACCTTTCTGCAAACCAACCTGAAAGGCTATCGCAAAGCCAGCTATTTTGAGTAA
- a CDS encoding aminoglycoside phosphotransferase family protein, giving the protein MYVSSLDRRLAELVDWLNNDLALDIQQISPASSDASFRRYFRVEHRGGSHIAMDAPPDKENTEPFVRIAGLLKPTDIHVPNIFWQNSRQGFLLLEDLGSTSYLDHLQMDNAETLYRQALDSLLKLQIGVNTDNCGLPAYDRALLLRELGIFYEWFLEKLLGIAIPDTVATPLNNILIQSALEQPQVCVHRDYHSRNLMFLEHASPGIIDFQDAVIGPISYDLISLLRDCYIAWPEQQVISWAQDYHQRLCVAGLLQADFNQFRRWLDLMGMQRHLKAVGIFARLHLRDGKSNYLADIPRTLAYISTVCEHYPELAAMRQFLQAQVLPAYRASV; this is encoded by the coding sequence ATGTATGTTTCCAGCTTAGACCGCCGCTTGGCGGAGCTTGTCGATTGGCTAAATAACGACCTCGCGCTTGATATTCAGCAGATTTCCCCGGCCTCCAGTGATGCCAGTTTCAGACGGTATTTTAGAGTCGAACACCGTGGCGGCAGCCATATTGCTATGGACGCGCCACCGGACAAGGAAAATACCGAGCCGTTCGTGCGCATCGCCGGATTGTTAAAGCCCACCGACATTCACGTACCGAACATTTTTTGGCAAAATAGCCGGCAAGGTTTTCTGCTGCTGGAGGATTTAGGCTCTACGAGCTACCTCGACCATCTGCAAATGGATAACGCCGAAACGCTTTATCGCCAAGCCTTAGACAGCTTGCTGAAGCTGCAGATCGGCGTCAACACAGACAATTGCGGCCTGCCGGCTTATGACCGTGCCCTGCTGCTGAGAGAACTGGGTATTTTTTACGAGTGGTTTCTGGAAAAACTACTGGGCATTGCGATTCCCGATACAGTTGCGACACCACTCAACAACATTCTAATCCAGTCAGCGCTTGAGCAACCGCAAGTCTGCGTACACCGCGATTATCACTCCCGAAACCTGATGTTTCTGGAGCACGCCTCGCCGGGCATTATCGACTTTCAGGATGCGGTGATAGGTCCAATCAGCTACGATTTGATTTCATTGCTGCGCGACTGTTACATCGCCTGGCCGGAACAGCAGGTCATTAGTTGGGCGCAGGATTATCACCAACGTCTTTGTGTGGCGGGGCTGCTTCAAGCCGATTTTAATCAATTTAGACGCTGGCTCGACCTGATGGGCATGCAGCGCCACCTGAAAGCGGTCGGCATTTTCGCCAGACTGCATCTACGCGACGGAAAGTCCAATTATTTGGCCGACATCCCGCGCACCTTGGCCTACATCTCGACGGTTTGCGAGCACTATCCGGAGCTGGCCGCGATGCGCCAGTTTCTGCAAGCACAAGTCCTACCGGCTTACCGAGCGTCCGTATGA
- the murU gene encoding N-acetylmuramate alpha-1-phosphate uridylyltransferase MurU, whose protein sequence is MKAMILAAGRGERMRPLTDYTPKPLLKAAGKALIEYTIENLAAAGFGEIVINIAHLGEQIKDYCGNGKRWNVSIVYSDEGETALETAGGIAKALPLLGDKPFLVLNADIVCDYSLAGLRTKAIDLAHLVMINNPPHHPEGDFSLNASGLLSEQGSNKLTFSGIGVYHPKLFENIPVAPLKLRPVLNAAMQLQRISGEKFSGLWMDIGTPERLQTVGALDKHHPRETSRHSEDVAN, encoded by the coding sequence ATGAAAGCGATGATTTTAGCCGCCGGACGCGGCGAAAGAATGCGGCCGTTGACCGACTATACCCCTAAACCCTTACTAAAAGCGGCCGGCAAGGCCTTGATCGAATACACCATAGAAAATCTGGCCGCTGCGGGCTTTGGGGAAATCGTCATCAACATCGCCCATCTAGGCGAACAGATTAAAGATTATTGCGGAAACGGCAAACGCTGGAACGTATCGATTGTGTATTCTGATGAAGGCGAAACAGCACTGGAAACGGCCGGCGGCATTGCCAAGGCGCTGCCTTTGCTGGGCGACAAACCTTTTCTAGTGCTGAACGCGGATATAGTTTGCGATTATTCCTTAGCCGGTTTGCGGACCAAAGCCATCGACCTCGCTCATCTGGTGATGATAAATAATCCGCCGCATCATCCTGAAGGCGATTTTTCGCTAAACGCCAGCGGTTTACTGTCGGAACAAGGTTCGAACAAGCTGACCTTCAGCGGTATCGGCGTCTATCACCCCAAGCTGTTTGAAAACATTCCGGTCGCGCCATTAAAACTTAGACCGGTGTTGAACGCTGCAATGCAACTGCAGCGCATTAGCGGCGAGAAATTTTCGGGCCTGTGGATGGACATAGGCACGCCGGAACGCCTGCAAACCGTGGGTGCACTGGACAAGCATCATCCACGCGAAACGAGCAGGCATTCCGAGGATGTCGCCAATTAG
- the hemJ gene encoding protoporphyrinogen oxidase HemJ: MLWLKALHLIFMVTWFAGLFYLPRLFVYHAMSDDSISHERFKVMERKLYYGIMTPGMICTFIFGVWMLGDYAWMLYSASGWLHLKLALLGLLVVYHLFCGKWLLDFKYDRNQHSHVYFRWINEIPVLFLFAIVLLAVIKPF; the protein is encoded by the coding sequence ATGCTCTGGTTAAAAGCCCTACATTTGATTTTTATGGTGACCTGGTTTGCGGGTTTGTTTTATTTGCCCAGGCTATTTGTTTATCACGCGATGAGCGACGACAGTATTAGTCACGAGCGCTTCAAAGTGATGGAGCGCAAACTCTATTACGGCATCATGACGCCGGGCATGATTTGCACCTTTATCTTTGGCGTTTGGATGTTGGGCGATTACGCCTGGATGCTTTATTCCGCTAGCGGTTGGCTGCATCTAAAGCTGGCGTTATTGGGCTTGCTGGTGGTTTACCATCTGTTTTGCGGCAAGTGGCTGCTGGATTTTAAGTATGACCGAAACCAGCATTCGCATGTGTATTTTCGCTGGATCAACGAGATTCCGGTGTTGTTTTTATTCGCCATCGTGCTGCTAGCGGTTATTAAGCCGTTCTAA
- a CDS encoding lipid-A-disaccharide synthase N-terminal domain-containing protein gives MDSVVYFFTHLLEKWQHHLSGMDSNDIIWLSIGLVGQTLFMMRFIVQWIHSERHQKSMIPVSFWYFSLSGGVIVLAYGIHRVDPVIILGQLPGTFVYARNLILIRREHRDALAEITDEDLGA, from the coding sequence ATGGATAGCGTTGTTTATTTCTTTACCCATCTTTTGGAAAAATGGCAGCACCATTTGTCCGGGATGGACTCGAACGACATTATTTGGCTCAGTATTGGCCTGGTGGGACAGACTCTGTTTATGATGCGTTTTATCGTGCAATGGATTCATAGCGAACGCCACCAGAAAAGCATGATTCCGGTCAGTTTTTGGTACTTCAGTTTGTCGGGCGGCGTTATCGTGTTGGCTTATGGGATTCACCGAGTTGATCCGGTGATTATCCTGGGTCAATTACCAGGCACTTTTGTTTATGCCAGAAATTTGATACTAATTCGTCGTGAACATCGCGACGCGTTAGCGGAAATAACCGATGAAGACCTGGGTGCCTAA
- a CDS encoding glycosyltransferase family 2 protein translates to MKISVVVPVHNETDNVELLIEEIHRALGDREAYEMIFVDDGSTDDTSVKLQRAMQQYPTLRVLTHQRSCGQSRAVHTGVSAARYPWIATLDGDGQNDPADIPSLVAAWHEQQDSQLWMLAGFRHQRNDTGWRKFSSKFANAVRQSILHDATPDTGCGLKLFLRDKFLALPYFDHIHRFLPALIRMAGGHVISVKVNHRPRNFGQSKYGTLDRALVGIVDLLGVVWLKKRHSLPVVSEVGRG, encoded by the coding sequence ATGAAGATTTCTGTAGTAGTCCCCGTTCACAATGAAACGGACAATGTCGAATTGCTGATCGAGGAAATTCATCGTGCTCTGGGCGATCGGGAAGCCTATGAAATGATTTTTGTCGACGACGGTAGCACCGACGATACCAGCGTTAAGCTACAACGCGCAATGCAGCAATATCCGACCTTGCGAGTGTTGACACACCAACGTAGTTGCGGACAAAGCCGCGCGGTGCATACCGGCGTTTCTGCGGCTCGGTATCCGTGGATCGCTACCTTGGACGGCGACGGTCAGAATGATCCGGCTGATATTCCCAGCTTGGTCGCGGCCTGGCACGAACAGCAAGACAGCCAATTGTGGATGCTGGCCGGCTTTCGTCATCAGCGCAACGACACTGGCTGGCGGAAGTTTTCCTCCAAATTTGCCAACGCCGTTCGGCAGTCAATTTTGCATGACGCTACCCCGGATACCGGTTGCGGGTTGAAGTTATTCCTGCGGGATAAGTTTTTGGCTTTGCCGTATTTCGATCATATTCATCGTTTCTTGCCGGCTTTAATCAGGATGGCTGGCGGGCATGTCATTTCCGTGAAGGTGAATCATAGACCCAGAAATTTCGGACAGTCTAAATACGGTACACTGGATAGGGCGTTGGTCGGTATCGTCGACTTGCTAGGCGTGGTTTGGTTGAAAAAACGCCATAGTCTGCCCGTCGTTAGTGAGGTCGGTCGTGGTTGA